The following are from one region of the Rhizobium sullae genome:
- a CDS encoding FtsK/SpoIIIE family DNA translocase — protein sequence MARSTSPVIDNRPDRFSLSGFVLRQAQALLGFAIFLLLALAVAALATWNVSDPSYSYATGNPPANVLGYGGAAFADIAMQFFGLASVVALLPVVAWALALISGRRISRIPARAGAWALGSVLSSAVIGCIPPPLTWPIPNGIGGVIGDMILRFPALFVGAYPSGAFATAVGGVFALPTAWMMLFAAGIVGRTEADEDVSDAFVAAPSKARSIGDEDEDDEEGGWLAFGALTHVWYMSQARMRRIFGLGPRKRRQSDFESPYDFNDDEFGTLNEPVRAKAPAGRGERLEPSMEPRNGSLRRVVSAPSISLNDDDDDDVPFDSDMPPRPADILPDDDEGWMMRAPAKTAGGKPEPRVVPQVSRPKPGARIERESQGSFIRPEGFQVPSIHLLAEPKNVVRDSSLSADALEQNARMLEGVLEDFGVKGEIIHVRPGPVVTLYELEPAPGIKSSRVIGLADDIARSMSAIAARVAVVPGRNAIGIELPNSTRETVYLRELIASRDFEGSKAKLAMALGKTIGGEAVIADLAKMPHLLVAGTTGSGKSVAINTMILSLLYRLTPEQCRLIMIDPKMLELSVYDGIPHLLSPVVTDPKKAVVALKWTVREMEERYKKMSKIGVRNIDGFNARVEQALVKGEAISRTVQTGFDRHTGEAMYETEEFDLQPMPYIVVIIDEMADLMMVAGKDIEGAVQRLAQMARAAGIHVIMATQRPSVDVITGTIKANFPTRISFQVTSKIDSRTILGEQGAEQLLGMGDMLYMAGGGRIQRVHGPFVADMEVEEIVSYLKTQGAPQYLEAITADDEDDDDYGGPAGTSNLADSDDPYDQAVAIVLRDGKASTSYIQRRLGIGYNRAASLIERMEQEGVIGPANHAGKREILVPTEGDILDR from the coding sequence ATGGCAAGAAGCACTTCGCCGGTGATCGATAACCGGCCGGACCGTTTCTCCCTCTCAGGGTTCGTGCTCAGGCAGGCGCAAGCTCTCCTGGGTTTTGCGATCTTCCTGCTATTGGCGCTGGCGGTTGCAGCACTGGCGACATGGAACGTCTCAGATCCGAGCTATTCCTACGCAACCGGCAATCCGCCGGCAAATGTCCTGGGATATGGCGGCGCCGCCTTTGCCGATATCGCGATGCAGTTTTTCGGGCTTGCCAGTGTTGTGGCGCTGCTGCCGGTCGTCGCCTGGGCCCTGGCATTGATTTCCGGCCGCCGCATCAGCCGCATTCCCGCTCGAGCCGGCGCCTGGGCCCTAGGTTCGGTCCTTTCGTCTGCCGTGATCGGTTGCATCCCGCCGCCCCTGACATGGCCGATCCCCAACGGTATAGGCGGCGTCATCGGCGATATGATCCTTCGTTTTCCGGCTCTTTTCGTCGGCGCCTACCCGAGCGGCGCGTTCGCGACGGCTGTCGGCGGCGTGTTCGCGCTGCCCACCGCCTGGATGATGCTATTTGCTGCGGGCATCGTTGGCCGCACGGAAGCCGACGAGGACGTGAGCGATGCATTCGTGGCTGCACCGTCCAAGGCCCGCTCGATTGGTGATGAGGATGAAGACGACGAAGAGGGTGGGTGGCTTGCATTCGGAGCGTTGACGCATGTCTGGTACATGAGCCAGGCGCGGATGCGCCGCATCTTCGGCCTAGGGCCGCGCAAGCGCCGTCAGAGCGATTTCGAATCGCCCTATGACTTCAACGACGATGAATTCGGTACCCTGAACGAGCCCGTCCGCGCCAAGGCGCCGGCAGGCCGCGGCGAGCGCCTGGAGCCGTCAATGGAACCACGCAACGGTTCGCTCCGCCGTGTCGTCTCCGCGCCGTCGATTTCGCTCAACGACGATGATGATGACGATGTGCCGTTCGATAGCGACATGCCGCCGCGTCCGGCCGATATTCTGCCGGACGACGACGAGGGCTGGATGATGCGTGCACCGGCGAAGACCGCTGGCGGCAAGCCCGAGCCGCGCGTCGTGCCGCAGGTCTCGCGGCCAAAGCCTGGTGCTCGCATCGAGCGCGAGTCGCAGGGTTCCTTCATTCGCCCAGAGGGCTTCCAGGTTCCCTCGATTCATCTGCTTGCCGAGCCAAAGAACGTCGTTCGCGACTCGTCGCTTTCGGCCGATGCGCTGGAGCAGAATGCCCGCATGCTCGAAGGCGTCCTCGAAGACTTCGGCGTCAAGGGTGAAATCATCCATGTCCGCCCCGGCCCGGTCGTCACGCTCTATGAGCTTGAGCCGGCTCCCGGCATCAAGTCCTCACGCGTCATCGGCCTTGCAGACGATATTGCCCGCTCCATGAGCGCGATCGCCGCCCGTGTCGCCGTGGTTCCCGGCCGAAACGCGATCGGAATCGAATTGCCGAACTCGACGCGTGAAACGGTGTACCTGCGGGAACTGATCGCATCACGCGATTTCGAAGGCTCGAAGGCAAAGCTTGCGATGGCGCTCGGCAAGACAATCGGCGGCGAAGCCGTCATCGCTGATCTTGCGAAGATGCCGCACCTGCTCGTTGCCGGTACAACTGGCTCCGGCAAGTCGGTTGCCATCAACACGATGATCCTGTCACTACTCTACCGTCTGACGCCGGAACAGTGCCGCCTGATCATGATCGACCCGAAGATGCTCGAACTCTCAGTTTACGACGGCATTCCGCATCTGTTGTCGCCGGTCGTCACCGATCCGAAGAAGGCTGTCGTCGCGCTCAAATGGACCGTCCGAGAGATGGAGGAGCGTTATAAGAAGATGTCGAAGATCGGCGTCCGCAACATCGACGGCTTCAATGCACGCGTCGAGCAGGCGTTGGTCAAGGGTGAGGCCATTTCGCGAACCGTGCAGACAGGGTTTGACCGTCACACCGGCGAAGCGATGTACGAAACCGAGGAATTCGACCTGCAGCCGATGCCCTACATCGTCGTTATCATCGATGAAATGGCCGACCTCATGATGGTCGCCGGCAAGGATATCGAGGGCGCCGTCCAGCGCCTGGCGCAGATGGCGCGCGCCGCCGGTATTCACGTGATCATGGCCACCCAGCGTCCGTCCGTCGACGTTATCACCGGCACGATCAAGGCCAACTTCCCGACGCGCATCTCCTTCCAGGTCACGTCGAAGATCGACAGTCGCACGATCCTCGGCGAACAGGGTGCCGAACAGCTGCTCGGCATGGGCGATATGCTCTACATGGCGGGCGGCGGACGCATTCAGCGTGTCCACGGTCCCTTCGTGGCCGATATGGAAGTCGAGGAGATCGTTTCTTATCTGAAGACGCAGGGCGCGCCGCAATATCTCGAGGCGATCACTGCAGATGACGAGGACGACGATGATTACGGCGGCCCTGCGGGCACCTCCAATCTGGCGGATTCCGATGACCCCTATGATCAGGCAGTGGCCATCGTGCTTCGCGACGGCAAGGCTTCGACGTCTTATATCCAGCGCCGTCTCGGCATCGGCTATAACCGCGCCGCTTCACTGATCGAGCGCATGGAGCAGGAAGGCGTCATCGGCCCTGCGAACCATGCGGGCAAGCGCGAAATCCTGGTTCCGACCGAAGGCGATATCCTCGATCGCTAG